The Candidatus Binatia bacterium genome segment TGTTCGACATCGATACCGATGGTTTCGGCGTACTTCGGATACTGGTCATCGGCGAGCGTCTTGTAGTTCTCAAAGATGATATCGTGCATTTCCCAGAACTTGCCCTGCTTGCCCGCTGCGATCGAAGCGAGTGCCGCCGGCATCGCCTGCTTGTGGAAGCCCAGCGGGAAGTTCTTGTAGACGAGCCGAACGTCGTTCGGGTAGGCCTCGACCAGTTGGTCCATCAAGCCTGTCGCACGGGCGCAGAAGGGACATTGGAAATCCGAGAACTCGACAATTGTGACCTTCGCGTCCTCCGGACCTTTCGAGTACGAGTTGCCCACCGGAATCTCGTAAACCTTGTTCGGATCTTCTTTGGGTCGACCCGGCCGGGCGGCGGGTGCTGCGGCTTTGGCAAGGATGTCCTTTTGGCCTTTCGCAAGAGCTGCGATCGCTACAAGAACTTCCTTCTGCTGCTCGGCGACCTCTTCGACGCGTTCTTCCAACTGTCGAACGTCTTGAGGTGTGGCGCCACACGCGGCGAGGGTGAAAAGAGATACGACAGCAATGGCTGTCGTGATGCTGAACTTGGCTTGCATGAATTCCTCCGAAGGGCCCTGCTCGCGAGGGCCGTAGAAATTGGTAGATAAGCCACAACTCTGTGAGGCTCGGCCTTGCTTGTCAAGCGAGTTAACGTCAACAACGACCAACTTGTTTAGCGAATATGAAAAGAAGCTGCGCCGGACGTGCCTTCGTGGCAGGCTATCGGGGATGCCCTTGCGAGATACGCAAATCGCTCTGTTGGCGGTGCTTTTCAGCCTGATGGGCGGTTTTCGAGCGGGCGCAGCCGAGACGGGCTACGCAGGTTCGGAAAGCTGTCGCCCGTGTCACCAGGGCTCGTTTGCGGCCTGGCGTGGCTCGGACCACGACCGGGCGATGATGCCGGTGACCGAGCCCGGCGCGATTCTGGGTGATTTCTCGAACGTTCGCAGGCGTTTTGGCGAGGTTGAGGCTCGATTCTTCCGCGAAGGTAATGCTTACCGGGTGGAAATCTCGGAGGCCGACGGCACGCGTCGGACCGTCGAGGTTTTGCACGCATTCGGTGTAGATCCCCTCCAGCAGTATCTGGTGAGCACCGGCAAGGGCCGTTTGCAGGCGCTGACGCTTGCCTGGGACAGTCGCCCGCAAAATGAAGGCGGACAGCGTTGGATCAGCCTTCAGACCGACGGGGAGGTCCCCCCGGGCGATCTTATGCATTGGGAGGGTAATGCTTTCCGGTGGAACCAGATGTGCGCGGACTGTCACTCGACAGCACTTCGCAAGAGTTATCAGGTGGATGCCGATCGCTACGCCACGACTTATAGCGATGTCGATGTGGGTTGTGAGGCCTGTCATGGCCCCGGCGCCGAGCATATCCGTCGCGCCGAAGACGGAGACCCGACCGGCCTCACGCTGCGGCTGATCGGTCGGGGTACCTGGGTTCCCGAGGAGGGCGGGCCACAAAAGATAGCTGCGGCAGAGGCGGCGACCGGCGGCGTGTCCGAGATTGAGGTCTGCGGGCCCTGTCACGCGCGGCGCTCTCTGATTGGCGATCCGATTGCCGGCCATGGAAGTTTTCTTGACGCCTACCGTCCGACGTTCCTCGAGGCCGGCCTCTATCAACTCGATGGCCAGATCCTTGACGAGGTCTATGTCTACGGATCGTTTTTGCAGAGCAAGATGTTTGCTGCGGGTGTCACCTGCAGCGATTGCCACGAGCCGCACAGCCTGAAGTTGCGCGCCGAGGGGAACGGGCTTTGCATCAACTGTCATAATGAGGCTGTTTTTGATGCGCCGGCACATCATTTCCACCCCCAGGACTCGCCTGGTGCGCAATGTGTTTCCTGCCATATGCCGGAGCGAACCTATATGCGTGTGGATGGGCGTCGGGACCATGGTTTCCGAGTGCCCCGGCCTGGTCTGGCGCATGAACTGGGCACATCGCTGGTATGTCTTGATTGTCATGCGGATCGCGATGCGCGATGGGCGGATGCCGCGCTCTCGAAAAGAGGGAAAAATCCCAAGCCCGGCAAGAAGTTCCCCCGCGCTTTTGCGGCGTCATATGCCGGAGATCCGCGGGCGGCGGGGCTGCTGGCTCAGGTATTGGGGCAACCTTCGGAGAGCGGTATCGCCCGCGGTACCGCAGCGCTGCTCTTGGGTCGCCATCCCGGTCCGGAAGCCCGACGGGGGCTTCGGCAGGCTGCCCGGGATGCCGACCCGCTGGTCCGGCTGGGCGTGGCCTCGGCGCTGCAGAGTCTGCCGGAGGCAGACAGGTTCGCCATCGGTGTGCCGCTGCTCTCCGATCCTCGACTTGCGGTGCGGATCGAGGCGGGGCGCGCGCTTGCCGATATGCCTGCGGCGAATCTTTCGGCTCCCGATCGGCAAGCGTTGCAGGCGGCAAAAGCTTCCTACCGTGAGGCACAGTTGGCTGAGGCCGACTGGCCGCAGTCCCACCTGAATCTGGGAATGCTGGAGGCACGGCAGGGAAATTTACCGGCAGCGCGCGCTCACTACGAGCAGTCGATTCGCACCGGGCCTGATTTCATCCCTGGTTATGTGAACCTGGCAGATACCCTTCGCCTCGAGCAGAAGGAACTCGAGGCGGCCAAAGTTCTGCGCGTTGGGTTGGCAAAGGCACCGGGGCATCCAGACCTTCGTCACGCTCTCGGTTTGTCGCTGGTGCGGCAGGGCGACCCGGCGTCGGCCTTGAACGAACTGCGCGAAGCGTCGATCGGAGCGCCGGAAAATGCCCGATATGCGTACGTATATGCGGTTGCCTTGCATTCTTCCGGGGATGGATCTGCGGCGCGCGCCGTCTTGCAGGGGGCGCTCTTGCGCCATCCTGTCGATCCGATGCTCCTGCCGCTGGCCCTGTCTTTGAGTCTGGAGCAGAACGATCGCGCTTCTGCGCGCTCATACGCCAGGCAGTTGCTTGCTCTCGATCCGGAAAACACCGCAGTTGCGCAACTGGTGCGCCGGTTGGAAGACTGAGACTTCGAGGTCGGGAACTTGGAGATGCCGGTTGTGAGGAAACTTGAGTTTGGCGGCGCCGTGCCGGGCATGGTTTTGGTTCTCGTCCTGATGAGCGTCGATTCGTCGGGGGCGAAATCCCTCGAAGCTGACCCCTCGAGTGCGCCCCCGGCAGTCGCGTCGGGGGAGATAGCGGAAGAGGCGAGCCCGGCGGTCGAGAGTTCCGACGCGATTGAGGTGCTGGTTGTTACGGGCTCGAAATCGCCTCAGCCTCTCGAGCTCATGCCGGGCAGCGTTGACGTCCTCACCCGCGCGGAGATCGAGGCTTCGCGAGCGGACGGCGTTGTGGAGCTCCTGCGTCAGCTCCCGGGTTTGCATATCGAGCAGGCCGGCACGCGAGGCAGTCTCGCTTCGATCTATATGCGTGGTTTGGATCCCAACCACACACTGGTCCTGATCGATGGCATCGTGGTGAACGACCCGACCAATGCACGCGGCGGTTCCTTTGATCTATCGACCCTCGACGTGCTGAACCTCGAGCAGATCGAAGTCGTGCGAGGCCCGGTTTCGGCCGTACACGGCTCGGCGGCGATGGCGGGCGCGATCAATATTCGGACCCGCGGCGGCAAGGGCCCGGATGAGGCTCGCTTTGATATCTCCGGGGGGCGCTGGGGTTACCATCGCCTGATGGCCAGTGTGCGAGGCAATCGAGGGCCTGTCGACCTGGCCATCGCGGGCTCCTATGTCGAGGAGGGGGTGCCCAAGGAGCTCGGAGGGTATCGGGGCGGGAGTGTGGTCGTCGGCGGCGGGGTCGAGCTTCCTCGGGCTGGCGAGGTCCGCGCGACGCTGCGTTACGGAGATTCGCGATCGCAGGCCTATCCGGTCTTCAGCGGCGGCCCGCAATACGCCGAGCTGGTCGGTCAATTCGAGTCCCGCAAAGTGGAGGAACTCGATTTTGGCGCGACTCTCGAGCAACCCCTCACCGAGGATTTCAATCTATCCTTCTGGGTGACGACCACCCAGCGAAAAGAATACCTGACGTCGCCGGGGGTTCCTTTCGATGTGCCTGGTGAGCCCGGCACGCGAACTCGCTTCGGGCGCACCTCGCTGACCGGGAGTGCGACTTGGGAGCCCCTCGAGGGTCTGACCCTCACGACCGGGGGGGACGGGGTCTGGGAGGACGGTTCCTCCTCGGGTGATCTCGAGTTTTTCGGGGCGATTCTGCCGGGTACGATCGACTTTCGGGAACGCAGATTTGTCGGGGCACCT includes the following:
- a CDS encoding TonB-dependent receptor; translated protein: MRKLEFGGAVPGMVLVLVLMSVDSSGAKSLEADPSSAPPAVASGEIAEEASPAVESSDAIEVLVVTGSKSPQPLELMPGSVDVLTRAEIEASRADGVVELLRQLPGLHIEQAGTRGSLASIYMRGLDPNHTLVLIDGIVVNDPTNARGGSFDLSTLDVLNLEQIEVVRGPVSAVHGSAAMAGAINIRTRGGKGPDEARFDISGGRWGYHRLMASVRGNRGPVDLAIAGSYVEEGVPKELGGYRGGSVVVGGGVELPRAGEVRATLRYGDSRSQAYPVFSGGPQYAELVGQFESRKVEELDFGATLEQPLTEDFNLSFWVTTTQRKEYLTSPGVPFDVPGEPGTRTRFGRTSLTGSATWEPLEGLTLTTGGDGVWEDGSSSGDLEFFGAILPGTIDFRERRFVGAPFVEGHWASDFGLVLQAGVRVDIPDDFDSRSSSRVGGSWAVAETGLSVNASWSEGFKLPSFYALGNPLVGNTDLVPETSQGWDAGVGYTLWQDRLQLSLTYFTIGVRNLIDFNSDTFQLQNLSRVNSEGVEGQVLLSPSETLSITGHATWNDVREQGAGVQLLNRPRWRGGLGVLWQPVPPLEVRLQALFVGPLRAESVPTGVVTLAGYQRLDLAFSWQLLSWLEGYLAIDNLLDQPYQEQVGVPTPGIRPRIGFQMEIF
- a CDS encoding thioredoxin domain-containing protein, encoding MQAKFSITTAIAVVSLFTLAACGATPQDVRQLEERVEEVAEQQKEVLVAIAALAKGQKDILAKAAAPAARPGRPKEDPNKVYEIPVGNSYSKGPEDAKVTIVEFSDFQCPFCARATGLMDQLVEAYPNDVRLVYKNFPLGFHKQAMPAALASIAAGKQGKFWEMHDIIFENYKTLADDQYPKYAETIGIDVEQFKTDMAAKSTQDQVNTEMREASAAGVRGTPTFFINGKKPQGRSFEIYKGIIDTEIKKAS
- a CDS encoding multiheme c-type cytochrome produces the protein MPLRDTQIALLAVLFSLMGGFRAGAAETGYAGSESCRPCHQGSFAAWRGSDHDRAMMPVTEPGAILGDFSNVRRRFGEVEARFFREGNAYRVEISEADGTRRTVEVLHAFGVDPLQQYLVSTGKGRLQALTLAWDSRPQNEGGQRWISLQTDGEVPPGDLMHWEGNAFRWNQMCADCHSTALRKSYQVDADRYATTYSDVDVGCEACHGPGAEHIRRAEDGDPTGLTLRLIGRGTWVPEEGGPQKIAAAEAATGGVSEIEVCGPCHARRSLIGDPIAGHGSFLDAYRPTFLEAGLYQLDGQILDEVYVYGSFLQSKMFAAGVTCSDCHEPHSLKLRAEGNGLCINCHNEAVFDAPAHHFHPQDSPGAQCVSCHMPERTYMRVDGRRDHGFRVPRPGLAHELGTSLVCLDCHADRDARWADAALSKRGKNPKPGKKFPRAFAASYAGDPRAAGLLAQVLGQPSESGIARGTAALLLGRHPGPEARRGLRQAARDADPLVRLGVASALQSLPEADRFAIGVPLLSDPRLAVRIEAGRALADMPAANLSAPDRQALQAAKASYREAQLAEADWPQSHLNLGMLEARQGNLPAARAHYEQSIRTGPDFIPGYVNLADTLRLEQKELEAAKVLRVGLAKAPGHPDLRHALGLSLVRQGDPASALNELREASIGAPENARYAYVYAVALHSSGDGSAARAVLQGALLRHPVDPMLLPLALSLSLEQNDRASARSYARQLLALDPENTAVAQLVRRLED